A single window of Nicotiana sylvestris chromosome 5, ASM39365v2, whole genome shotgun sequence DNA harbors:
- the LOC138868583 gene encoding uncharacterized protein: MKPLELVKLASRPKVKRDRQNDEAVKRISCSVITASSNEVTALEQIVIISSWTKTEYLECKFSGVTQEADGDVKLDTQVIFRRESFKYLGSIIQKDGEIDEDVTHRIRTGWMKWRLAFSVLCDKNVPLRLKGEFYKVVVRPTMLYGAESWPVKNSHVQQMKVVKMRMLIWICGHTRLDKIRNEVIRDKVGVAPVESKMREARFRWFGHVKRRSADAPIKRCERLALGGDRRGRGRPKKSWGEVIKRDMAQLEITEDMTLDRRV, encoded by the exons AATTTCATGTTCTGTAATTACTGCATCATCAAATGAAGTTACTGCATTAGAGCAGATTGTTATCATCAGTTCTTG gaccaagacagaatacttggagtgcaagttcagcggTGTTACCCAGGAGGCAGACGGGGATGTAAAACTCGATACGCAAGTCATTTTTAGGAGAGAGAGTTTCAAGTATCTGGGATCTATAATTCAGAAGGATGGGGAGATagatgaggatgtcacacaccgtatcagaacagggtggatgaagtggaggcttgCTTTCAgtgtcttgtgtgataagaatgtacCATTAAGACTTAAGGGTGAGTTCTACAAGGTAgtggttagaccgactatgttgtatggggcagagtcTTGGCCAGTCAAAAACTCCCATGTCCAGCAGATGAAGGTAGTAAAAATGAGAATGTTGATATGGATATGTGGGCATACTAGGTTGGAtaaaattaggaatgaagttattcgagATAAGGTGGGAGTGGCCCCTGTGGAGTCAAAGATGCGTGAGGCAAGgtttagatggttcgggcatgttaagaggagaagcGCAGATGCCCCTATCAAGAGATGTGAGAGGTTGGCCTTAGGAGGTGATAGgaggggtagaggtaggccaaagaagtcttggggagaggtgatcaagcGGGACATGGCGCAACTTGAGATAACCGAGGACATGACTCTAGATAGAAGGGTGTGA